From one Comamonas piscis genomic stretch:
- a CDS encoding error-prone DNA polymerase, which produces MATRPPLPIPDYAELWCLSNFSFLRGASHPHELVERAQAQGYRALALTDECSLAGIVRAHVAARDCGLPLVVGAQFEVQPSDADAPAFTLVALACNLHGYGNLCALITQLRRKSPKGSYALAQSAIQPRALQDCLLLLAPSRQASPVHTQAQAAWLQQHFAGRCWLAVQLDRSLGDEAWLAQMRSAGSSSGVPLVAAGNVHMHVRSRKPVQDVLTAIRMRSPLTDCGYALQPNAELHLRSRLRLAQMYPPDLLEASLGIAARCQFSLTELRYQYPDEVVPPQLTPAAYLRQLTYEGAARRWPQGTPTRIQATLEKELALISELQYEHYFLTVYDIVRFARSKDILCQGRGSAANSAVCFCLHITEVDPDKTRLLFERFISKERNEPPDIDVDFEHARREEVIQYLYKKYGLHRAGLTAVVIRYRRKSALRDVAKALGFALPSIELLARDHSRWDDELLRDAALAQCGLQAGDLAVRQLQELVEILRDFPRHLSQHVGGFVLTRGPLSRIVPIERASMENRTVIQWDKDDLDAVGLLKVDVLALGMLTALQKMLRLVGARQGRSFALGDIPHDDRPTYDMICAADTIGVFQIESRAQMSMLPRLRPQKFYDLVIEVALVRPGPIQGGMVHPYLRRRQGLEAVHYESELLRPALERTLGVPIFQEQVMQIAIDAAGFSPGEADQLRRSMAAWRRTGNLHKHYDKIINGMTGNGYSRAFAESIFQQIQGFSEYGFPESHAASFAILVYFSAWIKCHYPAEFLVAMVNSQPLGFYSNSQLVQDAKRHGVQVLPVDVMHSNMDCTTEAASGPHPAVRLGLRLVKQLSQAQSARLLQAREAAPFVSAQDLARRAQLDAPAMKYLAAADALASLEGHRRHQLWQASAPLHHSPLLHAAPIDEDELQLPAASEQEDIHWDYGALGLSLRRHPMALLRERLQRHRFQTQAELREARDGSWVRACGIVTLRQQPPTAKGVVFITLEDETGNLQVICWPHLRSAQRDALLHAQFLAVQGRWQRSGEVGNLIAHQLRDVSDWYDSLRIRSRDFR; this is translated from the coding sequence ATGGCCACGCGCCCTCCCCTCCCCATCCCCGACTACGCCGAGTTGTGGTGCCTGAGCAATTTCAGCTTTCTGCGCGGCGCCAGCCACCCGCATGAGCTGGTCGAGCGCGCCCAGGCCCAGGGCTACCGCGCGCTGGCTCTGACCGATGAATGCTCGCTCGCCGGCATCGTGCGCGCCCATGTCGCAGCGCGCGACTGCGGGCTGCCGCTGGTGGTGGGCGCGCAGTTTGAGGTGCAGCCCAGCGATGCCGACGCACCTGCCTTCACCCTGGTGGCACTGGCCTGCAACCTGCACGGCTACGGCAACCTCTGCGCGCTCATCACCCAGCTGCGGCGCAAGTCGCCCAAGGGCAGCTATGCGCTGGCGCAATCGGCCATCCAGCCGCGCGCGCTACAAGACTGCCTGCTGCTGCTGGCCCCCAGCCGCCAGGCCAGCCCGGTGCACACCCAGGCCCAGGCCGCCTGGCTGCAACAGCACTTTGCCGGCCGCTGCTGGCTGGCTGTGCAACTGGACCGCAGCCTGGGCGACGAGGCCTGGCTGGCGCAGATGCGCTCAGCGGGCAGCAGCAGTGGCGTGCCGCTGGTAGCCGCCGGCAATGTACACATGCATGTGCGCTCCCGCAAGCCCGTGCAGGATGTGCTGACCGCCATCCGCATGCGCAGCCCGCTGACCGACTGCGGCTACGCGCTGCAGCCCAATGCCGAGCTGCACCTGCGCAGCCGGCTGCGGCTGGCGCAGATGTACCCGCCCGATTTGTTGGAGGCCAGCCTGGGCATTGCCGCGCGCTGCCAGTTCTCGCTGACCGAGCTGCGCTACCAGTACCCCGACGAGGTGGTGCCACCCCAGCTCACACCGGCCGCCTACCTGCGCCAGCTCACCTACGAAGGGGCCGCCCGCCGCTGGCCCCAAGGCACGCCGACACGCATACAGGCCACCTTGGAAAAAGAGCTGGCCCTGATCTCCGAGCTGCAGTACGAGCACTATTTTCTGACCGTCTACGACATCGTGCGCTTTGCCCGCAGCAAGGACATCCTCTGCCAGGGCCGGGGCTCGGCCGCCAACTCGGCCGTCTGCTTTTGCCTGCACATCACCGAGGTTGATCCGGACAAGACCCGGCTGCTGTTTGAGCGCTTCATCAGCAAAGAGCGCAACGAGCCACCCGATATCGATGTGGACTTTGAGCATGCGCGGCGCGAAGAGGTCATCCAGTACCTCTACAAAAAATACGGCCTGCACCGCGCAGGCCTCACCGCCGTGGTCATCCGCTACCGGCGCAAATCTGCGCTCCGCGATGTGGCCAAGGCGCTGGGCTTTGCACTGCCCAGCATCGAGCTGCTGGCCCGCGACCATTCACGCTGGGACGATGAACTGCTGCGCGACGCCGCGCTGGCCCAGTGCGGCCTGCAGGCCGGCGACCTGGCGGTGCGCCAGCTGCAGGAGCTGGTCGAGATCCTGCGCGATTTTCCGCGCCACCTGTCCCAGCACGTGGGCGGCTTTGTGCTCACGCGCGGCCCGCTCTCGCGCATCGTGCCGATCGAGCGCGCCAGCATGGAGAACCGCACCGTCATCCAATGGGACAAGGACGACCTCGATGCCGTCGGCCTGCTCAAGGTCGATGTGCTGGCGCTGGGCATGCTCACCGCGCTGCAAAAAATGTTGCGTTTGGTGGGCGCTCGCCAGGGCCGCAGCTTTGCGCTGGGCGATATCCCGCACGACGACCGCCCCACCTACGACATGATCTGCGCGGCCGACACCATCGGCGTCTTCCAGATCGAGAGCCGCGCCCAGATGAGCATGCTGCCGCGCCTGCGCCCGCAAAAGTTCTACGACCTGGTGATCGAAGTCGCGCTGGTGCGGCCCGGCCCCATCCAGGGCGGCATGGTCCACCCCTATCTGCGCCGCCGCCAGGGGCTGGAAGCAGTGCATTACGAAAGCGAGCTGCTGCGCCCCGCCTTGGAGCGCACCCTGGGCGTACCCATCTTCCAGGAGCAGGTGATGCAGATCGCCATTGATGCGGCCGGCTTCAGCCCCGGCGAGGCCGACCAGCTGCGCCGCTCCATGGCCGCCTGGCGCCGTACTGGCAACTTGCACAAGCACTACGACAAGATCATCAACGGCATGACTGGCAACGGCTACTCACGCGCCTTTGCCGAATCGATTTTTCAGCAGATCCAGGGCTTTTCGGAATACGGTTTTCCTGAGAGCCATGCTGCCAGCTTTGCCATCCTGGTGTACTTCAGCGCCTGGATCAAATGCCACTACCCTGCCGAATTTTTGGTGGCCATGGTCAACAGCCAACCGCTGGGCTTTTACAGCAACAGCCAGTTGGTGCAAGATGCCAAACGCCATGGCGTGCAGGTGCTGCCCGTCGATGTGATGCACAGCAACATGGACTGCACCACCGAAGCGGCCAGCGGCCCCCACCCCGCCGTGCGCCTGGGCCTGCGCCTGGTCAAGCAGCTATCACAGGCGCAAAGCGCGCGCCTGCTGCAGGCCCGCGAAGCGGCCCCCTTTGTCAGCGCGCAAGACCTCGCCCGCCGCGCCCAGCTGGACGCCCCCGCAATGAAGTACCTGGCCGCCGCCGACGCACTGGCCAGCCTCGAAGGCCACCGCCGCCACCAGCTCTGGCAGGCCTCGGCCCCGCTGCACCACAGCCCCTTGCTGCACGCCGCCCCCATCGATGAGGACGAGCTGCAACTGCCCGCCGCCAGCGAGCAGGAAGACATTCACTGGGACTACGGCGCGCTGGGCCTGAGCCTGCGCCGCCACCCCATGGCCCTGCTGCGCGAGCGCCTGCAACGCCACCGCTTCCAAACCCAGGCAGAACTGCGCGAAGCCCGCGACGGCAGCTGGGTGCGCGCCTGCGGCATCGTCACCCTGCGCCAGCAACCGCCCACCGCCAAGGGCGTCGTCTTTATCACCCTGGAGGACGAAACCGGCAACCTGCAAGTCATCTGCTGGCCCCACCTGCGCAGCGCCCAGCGCGATGCCCTGCTGCACGCCCAGTTCCTGGCCGTGCAAGGCCGCTGGCAGCGCAGCGGCGAGGTGGGCAACCTGATCGCGCACCAGCTGCGGGATGTGTCGGATTGGTATGACAGCCTGCGGATTCGGAGCCGGGATTTTCGGTGA
- a CDS encoding MFS transporter translates to MTKTTLPPPEAHTPPAAAERLPISALLALAMTGFICIVTETLPAGLLPQISEGLGVSQSLAGQMITAYALGSLLAAIPLTIATRGWRRRNVLLLTIVGFLAFNSLTALSSNYWLTLASRFCAGMAAGLAWSLLAGYARRMVAPHLQGRAMAIAMVGTPIALSLGVPVGTWLGALVGWRTAFGIMSLLTLALIVWVQAKVPDYPGQPGRETMPLRRVFTTPGVRPVLAVVIAWMLAHNLLYTYVAPFSALAGLAGQVDLVLLVFGVAALLSIWIVGRLVDRCLRAVVLVSLATFALTALALGLWGASAWVVYAGVAVWGLTFGGAATLLQTALADTAGEGADVALSMNVVAWNSAIAGGGILGGVILEMQGVGALPWAVLALLLVGFGMAWSARSQGFPSGHRASNTAVVGH, encoded by the coding sequence GATATCCGCACTGCTGGCGCTTGCGATGACTGGGTTTATCTGCATCGTGACGGAGACGTTGCCAGCAGGCCTTTTGCCGCAGATCAGTGAAGGGCTTGGCGTGTCGCAGTCGTTGGCGGGGCAAATGATCACCGCTTATGCGCTGGGCTCGCTGCTGGCAGCGATTCCGCTGACCATCGCCACCCGTGGCTGGCGGCGGCGCAACGTGCTGCTGCTGACGATCGTCGGCTTTCTGGCCTTCAACTCTCTGACTGCGCTGTCCTCGAACTACTGGCTGACACTCGCTTCGCGCTTTTGCGCGGGCATGGCTGCGGGATTGGCATGGAGCCTGCTGGCTGGCTATGCGCGCCGCATGGTCGCGCCGCATTTACAGGGACGGGCGATGGCCATCGCCATGGTGGGAACGCCCATTGCACTGTCGCTGGGGGTGCCAGTGGGCACCTGGCTTGGCGCGCTGGTAGGTTGGCGCACGGCGTTCGGCATCATGTCTTTGCTGACCTTGGCGCTGATCGTCTGGGTGCAGGCGAAGGTGCCTGACTACCCAGGCCAACCGGGCCGCGAGACGATGCCACTGCGCAGGGTGTTTACCACGCCAGGCGTCCGCCCGGTGCTGGCGGTGGTGATCGCCTGGATGCTGGCACACAACCTTTTGTACACCTATGTGGCACCGTTTTCGGCGCTGGCCGGTTTGGCCGGCCAAGTGGATCTTGTGCTGCTGGTGTTTGGCGTCGCGGCACTGCTGAGCATCTGGATTGTTGGGCGGCTGGTGGATCGCTGCCTGCGCGCAGTGGTGCTCGTCAGCCTGGCGACCTTCGCGCTGACGGCTCTGGCTTTAGGGCTATGGGGGGCGTCAGCATGGGTTGTCTATGCAGGGGTGGCCGTCTGGGGCCTCACCTTTGGCGGCGCAGCTACGTTGTTGCAGACGGCCTTGGCCGATACGGCTGGTGAGGGCGCGGACGTGGCCTTGTCCATGAATGTGGTGGCTTGGAACAGCGCCATTGCCGGCGGCGGCATTCTGGGTGGTGTCATTTTGGAAATGCAAGGGGTTGGTGCTCTGCCTTGGGCCGTGTTGGCGCTGTTGCTGGTCGGTTTCGGAATGGCTTGGTCGGCGCGCTCTCAAGGCTTTCCATCGGGCCACCGTGCATCCAACACGGCGGTGGTGGGCCACTGA